In a genomic window of Lycium ferocissimum isolate CSIRO_LF1 chromosome 9, AGI_CSIRO_Lferr_CH_V1, whole genome shotgun sequence:
- the LOC132030107 gene encoding secretory carrier-associated membrane protein 4, with translation MRGNDPNPFDEEEPEVNPFSKGGSAPASKSRFPQMIASTLGFGQKDDATVDIPLDSMNGANNKQKELATWEADLQRRERDIKRREDAVAGAGVPTDDRNWPPFFPIIHHDIANEIPAHSQRLQYLAFASWLGIVLCLVFNVLAVTICWIRGGGVKIFFLAVIYALTGCPLSYVLWYRPLYNAMRTDSALKFGWFFLSYLFHIGFCILAAIAPPIVFHGKSLTGILAAIDVFSDSALVGIFYLIGFGFFCLEALLSLWVLQKVYMYFRGHK, from the exons atgagaggaaacgATCCAAATCCGTTTGACGAAGAGGAACCTGAAGTCAATCCATTTTCA AAAGGTGGTTCTGCTCCTGCATCTAAATCACGCTTTCCTCAAATGATTGCTAGTACTCTTGGTTTTGGCCAAAAGGATGATGCAACTGTTGACATCCCATTGGATTCAATGAAT GGTGCCAATAACAAGCAAAAAGAATTAGCAACTTGGGAAGCAGATCTGCAAAGGAGAGAAAGA GATATTAAACGAAGAGAAGATGCTGTTGCTGGCG CTGGTGTTCCAACTGATGATAGGAATTGGCCTCCCTTTTTTCCAATTATTCATCATGATATAGCAAATGAAATACCAGCTCATTCTCAGCGGCTGCAGTATTTGGCTTTTGCGAGTTGGTTAG GTATCGTTCTTTGTCTGGTGTTCAATGTTCTTGCTGTGACTATCTGTTGGATTAGGGGTGGTG GTGTTAAAATCTTTTTCTTGGCTGTAATATATGCTTTAACGGGATGTCCCCTTTCGTACGTTTTGTGGTACAGGCCTCTGTATAATGCAATGAG GACCGACAGTGCACTGAAGTTTGGATGGTTTTTCTTGTCCTATTTG TTTCACATTGGGTTTTGCATACTTGCTGCTATTGCTCCTCCCATTGTCTTTCATGGAAAATCCTTAAC GGGTATCCTTGCAGCAATTGATGTCTTCTCTGATAGTGCGTTGGTTGGG ATCTTTTATTTGATTGGATTTGGCTTCTTCTGCTTGGAAGCTTTGCTTAGCTTGTGGGTGCTGCAG AAAGTGTACATGTACTTCCGAGGGCACAAGTGA
- the LOC132030106 gene encoding protein BASIC PENTACYSTEINE7-like: MEPRRGSYRMASQVNHNEETFDSHFPPATKLGSESKPCAAVPIRSVAPTGKQNVNVKFKAKPGKVEKNKASKKGIREIVSELLKVERPENKPSASKKTKGEARSGKTTITKNPNSVHSGARADFSGLPPPFCSCTGVSRKCYKCGGGWQSSCCTTSLSEYPLPLNPSKPGNRVAGRKMTNGAYNKLLCTLATEGSDLSNPVDLKNHWAKHGSNKFITLK, encoded by the coding sequence ATGGAACCTCGTCGCGGAAGCTACCGAATGGCATCTCAAGTGAACCACAACGAAGAGACATTTGATTCACATTTTCCCCCAGCAACAAAATTGGGATCCGAATCAAAACCTTGTGCTGCTGTTCCTATTCGTTCTGTTGCCCCGACAGGTAAACAAAACGTGAATGTAAAGTTCAAGGCCAAACCAGGGAAGGTTGAAAAAAACAAGGCATCTAAAAAAGGAATTCGTGAAATTGTATCAGAACTTTTGAAAGTGGAACGGCCTGAAAATAAGCCTTCTGCCTCTAAGAAAACTAAAGGAGAAGCTAGAAGTGGAAAGACGACGATAACAAAGAATCCAAATTCAGTTCACAGTGGAGCTCGTGCTGATTTTTCTGGCCTGCCACCACCATTTTGTTCCTGTACTGGTGTTTCTAGAAAGTGCTACAAATGTGGAGGTGGGTGGCAATCATCCTGCTGCACCACCTCCTTATCTGAGTATCCCCTTCCTTTGAATCCCTCAAAGCCCGGAAATCGTGTGGCTGGGAGAAAAATGACTAATGGAGCATATAATAAGCTTCTTTGTACCCTTGCAACTGAAGGTAGTGATCTTTCTAATCCAGTTGACCTGAAGAACCATTGGGCAAAACATGGTAGTAACAAGTTTATTACTCTCAAGTAA
- the LOC132030105 gene encoding phosphoribulokinase, chloroplastic produces the protein MAVCTVYTAQSLNSTCSISTPSKSHLGFHQKQVIFYTKRANKRSNTSTCFKITCSAEKTVVIGLAADSGCGKSTFMRRLTSVFGGAAEPPKGGNPDSNTLISDMTTVICLDDYHSLDRTGRKEKGVTALDPRANDFDLMYEQVKAIKEGVAVDKPIYNHVSGLLDPPELIKPPKILVIEGLHPMYDERVRELLDFSIYLDISNEVKFAWKIQRDMAERGHSLESIKASIEARKPDFDAYIDPQKQYADAVIEVLPTQLIPDDNEGKVLRVKLIMKEGVKNFNPVYLFDEGSTISWIPCGRKLTCSYPGIKFTYGPDTYFGNEVSVLEMDGQFDRLDELIYVESHLSNLSTKFYGEVTQQMLKHADFPGSNNGTGFFQTIVGLKIRDLYEQIVASRAGAPVTAAKA, from the exons atggcAGTTTGTACAGTATACACAGCTCAATCACTAAATTCTACTTGTTCAATCTCCACTCCCTCAAAATCCCACTTAGGATTCCACCAAAAACAAGTAATTTTCTACACAAAAAGAGCAAACAAAAGAAGCAACACTAGTACTTGTTTCAAGATAACATGTTCAGCTGAAAAGACTGTTGTGATTGGCTTAGCAGCTGATTCTGGCTGTGGAAAAAGTACTTTCATGAGGAGATTAACAAGTGTTTTTGGTGGTGCTGCTGAGCCACCAAAAGGTGGAAATCCAGATTCAAACACATTGATCTCAGACATGACAACTGTGATTTGTCTTGATGATTATCACTCACTTGATAGAACTGGAAGGAAGGAAAAGGGAGTCACTGCTCTTGATCCTAGAGCTAATGATTTTGACCTTATGTATGAACAAGTTAAGGCTATTAAGGAGGGTGTTGCTGTGGATAAGCCTATTTATAATCATGTTAGTGGTCTTCTTGATCCACCTGAGCTCATTAAGCCACCAAAGATTCTTGTCATTGAAGGATTACACCCCAT GTACGATGAGCGTGTGAGAGAGCTCTTGGACTTCAGTATCTACTTGGATATCAGCAATGAGGTTAAGTTCGCATGGAAGATCCAG AGGGATATGGCTGAGAGAGGACACAGCCTTGAGAGCATTAAGGCCAGTATTGAAGCCAGGAAACCTGATTTTGATGCTTACATTG ACCCACAAAAGCAATATGCAGATGCAGTCATTGAAGTGCTCCCAACTCAACTCATCCCGGATGACAATGAAGGCAAAGTTTTGAGAGTAAAATTGATAATGAAGGAAGGAGTGAAAAACTTCAACCCAGTTTACCTGTTTGATGAAGGCTCCACAATCTCATGGATTCCTTGTGGTAGGAAGTTGACTTGTTCTTACCCTGGCATCAAGTTCACCTATGGCCCTGACACCTACTTCGGCAATGAG GTATCTGTCTTGGAGATGGATGGCCAATTTGACAGACTAGATGAGCTCATCTATGTAGAGAGCCATTTGAGCAACCTCTCCACAAAATTCTATGGTGAAGTTACTCAACAAATGTTGAAGCATGCTGACTTCCCTGGCAGCAACAATGGAACAGGTTTCTTCCAGACCATTGTCGGCTTGAAGATCAGAGACCTCTACGAGCAAATCGTTGCCAGCAGAGCTGGAGCTCCAGTCACAGCTGCAAAGGCCTAA